Proteins from a single region of Hordeum vulgare subsp. vulgare chromosome 6H, MorexV3_pseudomolecules_assembly, whole genome shotgun sequence:
- the LOC123404791 gene encoding dolabradiene monooxygenase-like: MEVVALPLLGFLVSLVIVLVNLAVKIRPTPPAPGKKRLPPGPRQLPLVGSLHHVLLSRYGDLPHRALRELAGRHGPVMLLRFGAVPTLVVSSAEAAREVLKTHDAAFASRHLTPTLAVFSRGGHDILFSPYGDLWRQLRRVCVVELLSARRVQSFRHVREDEAARLLRSVSDQCASSGDAVVEIGEGMSRMINDVVVRSAVGSRCPRRDEFLREIHESVKLTAGFNLADLFPSSTLARWLSRGLRETERCNRHVRDILNDIIRHRIGGADGSGSEDDDLLGVLLRVQRDGGAQCVLTTEIITTVILEIFAAGSETSSTTLEWAMSELVRNPGFLRKAQAEVREACKGQRTPTEGDMGRLSYLRLVLRETLRLHAPVPFLLPRQCRERCEVMGYEVPEGTKVLVNAWAIGRDGAYWEDAERFRPERFEAESAAMDFKGGDFEFIPFGAGRRMCPGMALGLANMELVLAGLLYHFDWEVPGGGRPEELDMSEACGITVQRRSKLVLHATQRIPLPN, encoded by the exons ATGGaggttgtggcactgccgttgctCGGTTTCCTGGTCTCCCTAGTCATCGTACTTGTCAACCTCGCCGTGAAGATTCGCCCTACCCCGCCGGCGCCAGGGAAGAAGCGGCTGCCGCCAGGGCCACGGCAGCTGCCGCTCGTCGGCAGCCTCCACCACGTCCTCCTGTCGCGCTACGGCGACCTGCCGCACCGCGCGCTGCGTGAGCTTGCCGGCAGGCACGGCCCTGTCATGCTGCTCCGCTTCGGGGCGGTGCCCACGCTGGTCGTGTCCTCCGCCGAGGCCGCCAGGGAGGTCCTCAAGACGCACGACGCCGCCTTCGCCAGCCGCCACCTCACGCCCACGCTGGCCGTCTTCAGCCGCGGCGGGCACGACATCCTCTTCTCCCCCTACGGCGACCTGTGGCGGCAGCTCCGCCGGGTGTGCGTCGTCGAGCTCCTCAGCGCGCGCCGCGTCCAGTCCTTCCGCCACGTCCGCGAGGACGAGGCCGCGCGCCTGCTCCGCTCCGTGTCCGACCAGTGCGCTAGCTCCGGCGACGCCGTCGTCGAGATCGGCGAGGGGATGTCGCGCATGATAAACGACGTCGTGGTGCGGTCGGCCGTCGGCAGCCGGTGCCCGCGGCGCGACGAGTTCCTGCGCGAGATCCACGAGTCGGTGAAGCTGACCGCCGGCTTCAACCTGGCCGACCTGTTCCCGTCGTCGACGCTGGCGCGCTGGCTCAGCCGCGGGCTCCGGGAGACCGAGCGGTGCAACCGCCACGTGCGCGACATCCTGAACGACATCATCCGCCACCGCATCGGCGGCGCCGACGGCAGCGGCAGCGAGGACGACGACCTGCTCGGCGTGCTGCTGAGGGTGCAGAGGGACGGCGGCGCGCAGTGCGTCCTCACCACCGAGATCATCACCACCGTCATCCTG GAGATCTTCGCGGCAGGGAGCGAGACGTCGTCGACGACGCTGGAATGGGCCATGTCGGAGCTGGTGAGAAACCCGGGCTTCCTCCGCAAGGCGCAGGCCGAGGTCCGGGAGGCGTGCAAGGGCCAGCGCACGCCGACGGAGGGCGACATGGGAAGGCTCAGCTACCTCCGCCTGGTGCTCAGGGAGACGCTGCGACTGCACGCGCCGGTGCCGTTCCTGCTGCCGCGGCAGTGCCGGGAGCGGTGCGAGGTGATGGGCTACGAGGTCCCCGAGGGCACCAAGGTGCTGGTGAACGCGTGGGCCATTGGCAGGGACGGGGCATACTGGGAGGACGCCGAGCGGTTCAGGCCGGAGAGGTTCGAGGCCGAGAGCGCCGCCATGGACTTCAAGGGCGGGGACTTCGAGTTCATCCCCTTCGGCGCCGGCAGGAGGATGTGCCCCGGCATGGCGCTCGGCCTGGCCAACATGGAGCTGGTGCTCGCGGGCCTCCTCTACCACTTCGACTGGGAGGTCCCCGGCGGCGGGAGGCCGGAGGAGCTGGACATGTCCGAGGCGTGCGGCATAACCGTGCAGAGGAGGTCCAAGCTCGTGCTGCACGCTACGCAACGTATTCCTCTCCCAAATTAG